gaaataaaatgcagatataaaaatttttcaaaactgacatttttgcaaaatttgatgaaaagacTAATCGtaatcaaaagaaaattatttgaaagtaaataatGCACGGATGAAATGTATTTTAGGCTGTTTTTGGGTTAAACTTGTAGCAACCAACACATATATAAGATTTGTAATTTAGTATCAAAACTGTCTGGGATCCCcaaatgctcttaaactttgcACTTGTtaggctttataaatattttgatgtgagcgtcaccgatgagtctgatgtagacgaaacgcgcgtcttgcgtactaaattataatcctggtacgttCGATAACTTTTAACACACGTTTGTCCGTATGTTCGTATGAAAAATATCCTCGTTGCCATGGGATATTTCATACACAGTTTAATTGGCAGATTCGTTTAACATAGTCATAATATTTATAAGCTGCTTAAACTACAAGGAAAGGTAGCAAGTCTTTAAAAAAGAAGCCATGCGTGTTCAACGATATGAAATAAAGTgtattgcatatattttttcatacacTGTTGGTAacttatataataaatgtttcaCGAAAATATTCAAGCGGATTATAGTTTAAAACATGTGTGTGTGTTCGCTTGATTTTACAGTATAAACATaatgatttaatatttacatCATGATTATTTTGTAACTTATAAACAATCTATTTTGATAACATTGTTAGATCATTGTTATACAAGGAAGTTGTAAAAAACATATGCTGGCATAGTTTAAGTTTGCTACAAATAATGCATTGTTGAATGTGTAATTAACGTATAGGGACTATTTTAGTATTTATAAGACATTGCAAGGAATGTGGTCTTTTTTCATATTCCACTATCTTTGTTCATTTTCCTTTAAACCCATCAACCGTTTATATGGGATTGTCTGTCttattatgtatgtgcctatcccaaggCCATGAACCTGCAAATAAGTCGTTTATTGCAGTATaggatatttgttttttcgttcattgtttttttaaagatcagGTTGCTAAtttatcttgtttgaattgtttaacatttgtaatttcgATGCCTTTTATGGATGACTTTGTGGGATATTCCTTCCCAATGCGTTCAGGTCTTATTACGTCCTACGGCTCATTATGAACGTAAAAAGATCACTAATTAATCTTGACTTATCATATCAATAGAATGTACatcataagaacaaactatcaaactcagttgaaaaaggcttaactcagcAGATGGATGCAAACAGAAGCACAAGTGGCTGTagccgggtacttgtatatcccaacaacacaaaaacattaaatacagATCTAatagtactcgcagttactgacaactagttcaaagacaaaaacaacTCATAAAAAAGcgtgcatctaagactaaataaaaacttgttatatatgtaatattttatgaatgaacttaGTAACTAGATTCAACGATATTTAACCATTGTAACCATATTCCACAACAATATACAAGTTGTTCTTTTTATGCCCCTTTAAGACCAGACTTGgttttgttttctcgtttgaattgttttacattgtcttatcgaggccttttatagctgaatatgcggtatgggctttgctcattgttgaaggccgtacggtgacctatagttgttaatgtctgtgttattttagTCTTTTGGGGATAGTTGTgaatttgcaatcataccacatcttcttttttttatatattgggCATATTTTGTTCGTCTTTGTGTCCTTATAaacgtccgtccgtcagtcgaTCTGTTCGTCTGTCTATCCTGCTTCAGGTTATAGTtgtggtcaaggtagttttcgatgaaattgaagtccaattaacCATTGAGACATTTttactatttgatttttttaatttcattattgtttgctcttgtctttttaattttgtctttgtattatttattaacaattattatacatacatacagacagacagacagacagacagacagacagacagacagacagacagacagaccgaCGTTAACTTTTTCTTTGAACTTCAATTTGGAATGTATTTGTTAttcatatattatgtatttataatatcagatgcatgatttttttattagttgtttctggctttgaactagctgtcagttagCTGCAAGTATTCTCAGatctgtctttttgttgttaggATGTACAGGTACCCggtcacgtccacttgtatttgtcCATCTGATAAGTTAAGCCTTTTCCAACTTATTTCTATAGTTCGTTCTCACGTTGtattgttataccactgtcctaggttaggGGGAAGGTTGGGATCCCGCCAACATTATTGACACCGTCAACTTATGTGTGTATGTGcttttcccaagtcaggagcctgttattcagtagTGGTTGTCTGTATCTTTGTTACATTTGGCCTTCTTCTTATAAGAAATcttaaataaagaataaatcAAACTTGGACTACACGGAATGACAAAGTTGTGAGGCCAgttttaacacaaaatatttgAGTTCCCACcattatacatacatatagATATAGCTTATACCATAACCTTTTTAGTCCAGTGTGAATTTAAcctcttttctatttttgtatgcacgtaaattgacaaaatttgaTTGGACTTACAGGTTTTGAAAACTGGAAGTGAAGAATTTATTCATGCAGAGTTATCTACCCTTATTTCATCTAACGGAATTGTCTCAGCAAAAAGCTACCAAATACATATAACATAAATGGTACTTATTGTACCGCAGCTAATGATCaaattcaaatacggcgattagttatacagTAACTATAAATAATGCTGCTCGAGGGCAAAAACGTTCCCTATAAAGATAAGACGAGAAAATTGTTCCAGACGCATGTATTTTATCAAGGGTTTTTATTGTGTGTTTGTGTCTCTCCAATACTGATACGTgtataactatatattgttcTCTCTCTCGTTCTCCCCGGTTTGATTTACGTTAATGGTTTTAATATACACACAAAGCAAAGAAAATTCAACATTTAATAAGAGACCgaaacaatattattttaatgttgggtacacattattagaaaaacaCTTTGCCAAAAGAAAAGCATGGGTTTTATATCTTCAACACACTAACGGCGTGTAACAAAGTAGTTGTAAAGCTAAGCATAAGCCTGAGTGCACTCGTATTCCACTTCTAAGTACTTATATGTTTGAACACAAGGGTCTCCATATATACTATTGCTTGCTGTCaatttacaaatacatttgCCATCGCATTGCTTTTTGACTATAAGGCTTGAACTTGCTGATCCGCAATGAGTTGTTTTGATATCCCCAGGGCATACAGATGCATCAGTGGACCGCCCATATACTGCAGCTTGTACCGATATTGTCAACGGATATGGACATGTGATGTACGCAGACCTGTGTTCACATACAATGACGCCACATCCAGTTACTGAAACGTTCAAAGCCAAAAGTTAGTAATGTTCAAACAATGGCAAGAATTGCATCGTCATAGTTTTAAATggatatcaaaaattttaagatataagAGAAATATCACATGAATAATGCGCAAAAACACactatataatttctttttcctttttcagttTGAATATCAAGCAACTTTTTCGTGAATATCGTTTTCAACTTATCTTGCAGTTACTAAAATTCAAtatcatataataaatttaaataaattgtttggCATTGCATATAAAGTCTTGAAAGAACTTGCAGCAGCTAAACAAACAATCttcaaagaataaaataaatatgaaaaacgttaacaattattttatgtcAGTCATATTTTTACTTACCACTTTGTACAGCAAATGATCCAATAAGGACTAAAACCAGCAACACTGAGGCACTGATATTATTCATTGTTTCTATTCAAACTGTTGTCAGATAATTTGAGAATTACCCTTTAATCTATCTGACGATTTTTTGCgctttatatatactttgttcAATCCACTCTCTACAGATAAGTTAATCAAGAGGAAAAGAACATGTTCCTGTTACAAtaagattataattaaatacaacGTTAGTACGTAGCATAATCTGTTTACATAGTCAAATTATGCAagaatgaaaattgaaaaagaagtaatcataaattatgatttatttcaagAGAAATATTGCTGATGTTATAAATGTTAAACagttttaacttttaaacattAGCAATGCTAAAACTGAACTTTGTTTTACTTCTTCAActttaaaatagaacaaatcttatttaaaaagcGCAGGGTGTGGAGTGTTGTCCTGCGAGTGAAAGTTGTGGACTTTGCGATTGGATTCTCCTCTGAGTTCAGTTATTTTTagggattttactttttatgtgcTGTTGATGTGGTCATCAACAGTCCTGGAAATCGTGGAACATTTGTAAACACAAACAAAACTGACGATTGTAGAGGTTTTCTAGAACGGTACATTATAAGATAATTGATTTTCTCCTGGTAACTCAAAAGAAAGCATTTAAAACAATTGCCAGTCACATTGCTTTTGTTTGCAAAAGTTATATCACCAAAAgtatcaataaaattaacggtaacAATTtacttgcaccagatgcgcatttcgaccaTACatatctcttcagtgatgctcgtgtccaaaatatttgaaatccaacgcttatataaaagatgaggagctataatccaaaaggtccaaacagtatagccaaatccgtggaaggaatcagagctttgcatgagggagatacattcattaacttataataatttctaatgttttgtaacagcaaattttaataacacaaacactccgtatttgcatgccagtaccgaagtactggctactgggctgatgataccaaACTACAAGGAAGAATTCAAAACAAGAAGTCTCTtatataatgacaaaatcaaacgttcaaacgcatcaaacgaatggatgacaactgtcatatttctgacttgtttATCGTATCAAAGACATAATTAAGTCACGTGGTCGTTTTTGTTTATTCGAAGTAACATAAAAAATGggataaatactttaaaataaacatattcgCAGGTTATTCAGTATgcacctaattttttttttaactagacgTAACTTATGCATTGTCACACAATGAACATCGTTCTTACGCAAAGTCTGCACATATGTGTTATTGATATCATTTGGTGTCTGTTGCATCTGATGTTGTCATTGTTGACCACAAGCATAATTATCTCTGTCCTGCATGGCAAAATTATACCTAACtattattttttgaataatttaatttcgGATGTAacgtgtcttctgattggctgacgttattttgttatgagcccatagacataatttagtcatgttaCCGTGACGTCATTAAcgttttttcatagttttctacggtttttaaaaaatggaatttagaattattttattagaaatgactttaatattttttctgtctattcgaaataacataaaaaatgtggtgcacactgttaaatatcCCCCTCAGCGCATTATTTAGTATGCactaaattttttatgttatttcttcatagacaggaAAAAATATTTCCGTCATTCCTTAATCACGGGTAGTAAGGTCGTCATATCGAGGAACGTTTAGCacagtgattttgtcataatttGGATAAGTTTGACATGGTTAATTTATGTTTCTTTCCCAAACTGTTGCCTCAGTTCTAGTCACACGAGcagataaaaagcaaataagatGCTTGAATCTGTATTGGAGGTAAAACGATCTATATTGGAATCGTTGTTTCTCAAAATTAACGCAGAATAAGCAAGATATCGGAATTGCTATGGTTTGGTTAAGCGATTGACATGGTTCGGTTAAGAGTCGAGAAATTCGTCATGGTTTTGGTCAAGATTGTCATGGTTTAgatcgaaataaatatatatgtgttccACTTTATTACTGATAATTTGACTGATATCGCCTGTTATTGGACGAAGTTACACTATATATTAACTGTCTGAGAAGAAAACTGCCTGTTTAACCAAATTTAGTGGGTGTAATCGTCAAAGCGTAGATTAAACATGTGATGTTACTTTTCGTAAGTGTTCtacaatatcaatttaaaagtcACTGCTCTTTTAAACTAGCTTtcgatataattttacaaaaaaaagacaaagcgTTGCTTTTGTTTCACATATAGCCTAATCTTTTCTCCATATGTCCATGCTTGACTCTGCCGGGGATATCATGAGCAGCATCACTAGTCAAATAGATAAAGGCTACTCAAAAATGGCAGCCAGTCAAAAagtaattattgtttttcattttcttttctagaaaactatacatttgttggtttttctttattttaaattttgaaccagtttaagatgaataaaaggagatgtggggtTATAGGTCCATGATACAGTAACCCAACTACAAAACTAACCAAAAGATATTAAGAGGACATCATAAGTCTTTAACCATTTACGAAACCCAATATTTACGCATGACATGGACAACAGTTTTAAAACgtattggttttaaaactataatatagtgttattaactggctgtttctgttgTTGTATTGGCCTCGAGACCCGTAGGGTCGAGGGCCAATACAGCCGACcgagaatctataccagtgccaatacagaaacagccagttcataacacttttattaaatgattataagagaattaaaaaccggaagtgaacgTCCCGTATTAGCCCATGGGCCAATACAGCTTTTTCCccgcttttttctgtattggccctgtttttcCGTTTCAAAACTTAAGACGTTACAAAACATTGCACATCATTTAGCCTGTTtattttatgactttaatttaaaaaatattatacaaatgttttttatgcataacgATACTTCCAAAGTTAAGTAATGGcgtaagaaaattgaaaaccgGAAGTGATCGTCCTGTATTAGCTAATATGGCCTTTTTTccgcttttttctgtattggccctggTTTTTTTCCGTATTTGCCCTATTCGAAGAGAAAtattaaatcttgatttatatcgaCAGTGGAACGTTTTTAGTATTGCACATGCAGATT
This is a stretch of genomic DNA from Mytilus trossulus isolate FHL-02 chromosome 6, PNRI_Mtr1.1.1.hap1, whole genome shotgun sequence. It encodes these proteins:
- the LOC134721756 gene encoding L-rhamnose-binding lectin ELEL-1-like, with protein sequence MNNISASVLLVLVLIGSFAVQSVTGCGVIVCEHRSAYITCPYPLTISVQAAVYGRSTDASVCPGDIKTTHCGSASSSLIVKKQCDGKCICKLTASNSIYGDPCVQTYKYLEVEYECTQAYA